A stretch of Flavobacterium sp. N1994 DNA encodes these proteins:
- a CDS encoding DUF5606 domain-containing protein, with protein MNVEKILAIAGKPGLFELKIQTRSGFLAESLLDGKKITVGLRSNVSLLSEISMYTYSAEKPLVEIMRAIAIKENEGPTAVSHKDDNAKLIAYFKEILPDYDEDRVYASDIKKLLNWYNILQSKGLVSKEEPIIENAEAVKEQVVEEVKAKKEAKPKTKK; from the coding sequence ATGAACGTAGAAAAAATATTAGCTATTGCTGGAAAACCAGGTTTATTCGAATTGAAAATACAAACCCGCTCTGGCTTTTTAGCAGAATCATTATTAGACGGAAAGAAAATCACTGTTGGATTAAGAAGCAATGTAAGTTTGCTTTCTGAAATCTCCATGTATACTTATAGCGCTGAAAAACCATTGGTTGAAATTATGCGCGCTATCGCTATTAAAGAAAATGAAGGACCAACTGCAGTTTCTCATAAAGATGATAATGCTAAGCTAATTGCTTATTTTAAAGAAATTCTTCCTGATTATGATGAAGATAGAGTGTATGCTTCGGATATAAAAAAATTGTTGAATTGGTACAATATTTTGCAATCAAAAGGATTAGTTTCAAAAGAAGAACCAATAATTGAGAACGCTGAAGCTGTTAAAGAACAAGTGGTAGAAGAGGTGAAAGCTAAAAAAGAGGCTAAACCCAAAACCAAAAAATAG
- a CDS encoding APC family permease: MSEEKHELKRSLGLIDATSLVAGSMIGSGIFIVTAAMARDVGSAAWILVIWLVTGLLTMSAALSYGELAGMMPNAGGQYVYIQRAYGKLISFLYGWTVFTVIQTGTIAAVAVAFSNYTAVFFPMLENKILTIGTSFSFTNKQVLAIIIIMLLTFINTKGIKSGKIIQVVFTSAKLIALFALITLGIYIGFHSNTFAENFATMWEAKKTVLNENGTLTITKLSGVVLVGAMGATIINSLFSSDAWNNVTFIAGEIKDPKKNIPRSLFLGTLIVTIIYILANIAYLALLPLYGTPSDDGTIAQHGIMFASQDRVGAAAASAIMGNIGVLVMAGLIMVSTFGCNIGLILSGGRLFYAMAKDGLFFQKAAELNDYDVPAKALWFQCIWASFLCLTGRYGDLLTYATFASLLFYILTIGGLFILRKKEPNAERPYKAFGYPFVPILYIIVTSLICVDLLIYDTRNTGMGLVIVALGIPVYYLFMKKK; this comes from the coding sequence ATGTCAGAAGAAAAACACGAATTAAAGCGTTCCCTTGGCCTAATTGATGCCACAAGTTTAGTTGCCGGTTCCATGATAGGTTCCGGAATTTTTATTGTTACGGCTGCCATGGCAAGAGATGTAGGGTCGGCGGCTTGGATATTAGTTATTTGGTTAGTTACTGGTTTATTAACTATGTCAGCTGCCTTAAGTTATGGGGAATTAGCTGGAATGATGCCCAATGCTGGCGGACAATATGTTTACATTCAAAGAGCTTATGGAAAATTAATTTCATTTTTATATGGCTGGACCGTTTTTACCGTAATTCAAACAGGAACTATTGCAGCAGTAGCTGTAGCTTTTTCTAATTATACTGCTGTTTTTTTTCCAATGCTGGAAAATAAAATTCTAACGATAGGAACTAGTTTTTCATTTACCAACAAGCAGGTTTTGGCGATAATTATTATCATGCTTTTAACCTTCATTAATACAAAAGGAATCAAAAGTGGTAAAATAATTCAAGTTGTTTTCACTTCTGCTAAACTCATTGCTTTGTTTGCTCTAATAACATTGGGAATTTATATCGGTTTTCATAGCAACACTTTTGCTGAGAATTTTGCCACTATGTGGGAAGCCAAAAAAACAGTTTTAAATGAAAACGGAACATTAACCATAACCAAATTATCCGGAGTTGTATTAGTTGGTGCTATGGGAGCTACTATAATAAATTCTTTGTTTTCGAGTGATGCATGGAATAATGTGACTTTTATTGCTGGAGAAATTAAAGACCCCAAAAAGAATATTCCGAGAAGTTTGTTCTTAGGAACTTTGATTGTTACTATTATTTATATTCTAGCGAATATTGCTTATTTAGCCTTATTACCACTTTATGGAACACCTAGTGATGATGGAACTATAGCGCAACACGGAATTATGTTTGCCAGTCAAGATAGAGTAGGAGCTGCCGCAGCTAGTGCTATTATGGGTAACATAGGGGTTTTAGTTATGGCTGGATTAATTATGGTTTCCACCTTTGGGTGTAATATCGGACTGATTTTATCGGGAGGTAGATTGTTTTATGCGATGGCTAAAGATGGTCTGTTTTTTCAAAAAGCTGCCGAATTAAATGATTATGATGTTCCAGCAAAAGCCTTGTGGTTTCAATGTATTTGGGCTTCCTTTTTATGTCTAACAGGACGTTATGGAGATTTATTGACTTATGCCACCTTTGCTTCTTTGTTATTCTATATTCTAACTATTGGAGGTTTATTTATACTTAGAAAAAAAGAGCCTAATGCTGAGCGTCCCTATAAAGCATTTGGTTATCCGTTTGTGCCGATTTTATATATAATAGTCACGAGTTTAATTTGCGTTGATTTATTAATTTATGATACCCGAAATACTGGTATGGGCTTAGTGATTGTAGCCCTTGGAATACCTGTTTATTATCTTTTTATGAAGAAAAAATAA
- the gldI gene encoding gliding motility-associated peptidyl-prolyl isomerase GldI, with amino-acid sequence MKNLVKILILFLALTAFTSCKQQQARMPISRSSGTFMKESAIRNKKLIAGEESKIDSIIKSNPKIQYIASQKGYWYHYVTKNERDTLRPKKGDIAQFDYEIMDLKGNVVYSEVELRPQTYHVDKQNILMGLRDGIKLMHKNEKVTFLFPSHMAYGYHGDNKLIKSNEPIICTVTLNDFKPQEKVKPEN; translated from the coding sequence ATGAAAAATCTAGTTAAAATACTGATTCTCTTTCTAGCACTTACAGCGTTCACAAGTTGTAAACAACAACAAGCCCGTATGCCAATTTCACGTTCTTCAGGAACCTTTATGAAAGAATCTGCTATTAGAAATAAGAAGCTTATTGCAGGTGAAGAAAGTAAAATAGACTCCATCATAAAGAGTAATCCAAAAATACAATATATCGCATCTCAAAAAGGATATTGGTATCATTATGTAACCAAAAATGAGCGCGATACTCTTCGTCCAAAAAAAGGAGATATTGCTCAATTTGATTATGAAATCATGGACTTAAAAGGTAATGTTGTCTATTCAGAAGTAGAATTGCGACCTCAAACCTATCATGTTGATAAACAAAATATATTGATGGGGTTACGTGACGGAATAAAATTAATGCATAAGAACGAAAAAGTAACGTTCCTTTTTCCATCTCATATGGCTTACGGATATCATGGTGATAACAAGTTGATTAAATCGAATGAGCCCATTATTTGTACTGTCACCTTAAATGATTTTAAACCGCAAGAAAAAGTAAAACCAGAAAATTAA
- the mazG gene encoding nucleoside triphosphate pyrophosphohydrolase: MNTRQQQLEAFNRLLDIMDDLREKCPWDKKQTLESLRHLTIEETYELGDAILDNDLQEIKKELGDLLLHIVFYAKIGSETNDFDIADVANSICDKLIDRHPHIYGDVVVADEEEVKQNWEKLKLKEGKKSVLEGVPKSLPAIVKASRIQDKVKGVGFDWEEPHQVWDKVQEELQELQDEVQAGNQDKIEAEFGDVLFSMINYARFLKVNPEDALERTNKKFMKRFMYLESKAGELGKPLMDMTLAEMDVFWNEAKKL, encoded by the coding sequence ATGAACACCCGTCAACAACAACTAGAAGCTTTCAACAGATTGTTAGATATCATGGACGATTTACGTGAAAAATGTCCGTGGGATAAAAAGCAAACCCTAGAAAGTTTACGTCATCTTACTATCGAAGAAACTTATGAATTGGGCGATGCTATTTTAGATAATGATTTACAAGAAATCAAAAAGGAGTTGGGCGATTTGTTGTTGCACATAGTGTTTTATGCTAAAATTGGTAGCGAAACCAATGACTTTGATATCGCAGACGTAGCTAACAGTATTTGTGATAAATTAATCGATCGTCATCCTCATATTTATGGAGATGTTGTAGTGGCTGATGAAGAAGAAGTAAAGCAAAACTGGGAGAAACTAAAACTGAAAGAAGGCAAAAAATCGGTGCTAGAAGGAGTTCCTAAAAGTTTACCAGCCATAGTGAAAGCTAGCAGAATTCAAGACAAAGTAAAAGGAGTAGGTTTCGATTGGGAAGAACCCCATCAGGTTTGGGATAAAGTGCAAGAGGAATTACAAGAGTTGCAAGACGAAGTTCAAGCGGGTAATCAAGACAAAATTGAAGCCGAGTTTGGTGATGTATTATTCTCTATGATTAATTATGCCCGATTTTTGAAAGTCAATCCAGAAGACGCTTTAGAACGTACCAATAAAAAATTCATGAAGCGATTTATGTACCTAGAAAGTAAAGCTGGAGAACTCGGGAAACCCTTAATGGATATGACTTTAGCTGAGATGGATGTGTTCTGGAACGAAGCTAAAAAACTTTAA
- a CDS encoding DHH family phosphoesterase, translating to MKKEEISAIQNLLATPKKIAIIPHRSPDGDAIGSTLALYHFLLKLNHQPVVIAPNDFPHFLAWMPGSETVLVYENSRENCTKIINDAELVFTLDFNALHRTGEMEQVLNKLSVPMIMIDHHQKPDTYATFTYSDTSFGSTCEMIYNFISFLDKKELIDKTIATCIYTGILTDSGSFRFPSTTSTTHRVVADLIDKGVQNSEVYNLLFDNNSYSSLQLLGRALQNMKLFPEYKTAYITLSQKELDTFHYEKGDTEGIVNYGLTIKGIHFAAIFIEHKDENIIKISFRSQGNFDVNQFARENFNGGGHINAAGGKSYESMKATVAKFEALISKIII from the coding sequence ATGAAAAAAGAAGAAATTAGTGCCATTCAAAATTTATTGGCAACTCCCAAAAAGATTGCTATAATTCCACACAGAAGCCCTGATGGTGACGCTATTGGTTCCACCTTGGCATTATATCATTTTCTTTTAAAATTAAATCACCAACCTGTCGTCATTGCTCCAAATGATTTTCCTCATTTTTTGGCTTGGATGCCAGGTTCGGAAACAGTTTTAGTGTATGAAAACAGTAGAGAAAATTGCACCAAAATAATAAATGACGCTGAACTAGTTTTCACTTTAGATTTTAATGCATTACACAGAACTGGTGAAATGGAGCAAGTGTTGAACAAACTTTCTGTTCCAATGATAATGATTGATCATCATCAGAAACCAGATACTTATGCTACCTTTACTTATTCTGATACTTCTTTTGGTTCCACTTGTGAAATGATTTACAATTTCATCTCCTTTTTAGACAAAAAAGAATTGATAGATAAAACCATTGCCACTTGCATTTATACTGGAATTTTAACCGACTCTGGTTCGTTCCGTTTCCCATCAACTACAAGTACAACGCACAGAGTTGTGGCTGATTTAATTGACAAAGGGGTTCAAAACAGCGAGGTTTATAATTTACTTTTTGACAATAATTCATACAGTAGTTTGCAACTTCTAGGTAGGGCTTTGCAGAATATGAAACTGTTTCCAGAATATAAGACCGCCTATATTACTTTATCACAAAAGGAATTAGATACATTTCATTACGAAAAAGGAGATACTGAAGGCATTGTGAATTATGGGTTAACTATAAAAGGGATTCATTTTGCTGCCATTTTTATTGAGCATAAAGATGAAAATATTATCAAGATTTCGTTCCGCTCTCAAGGTAATTTTGATGTGAATCAATTTGCCAGAGAAAATTTCAACGGTGGTGGACACATTAATGCAGCCGGTGGAAAATCATATGAAAGTATGAAAGCTACAGTTGCTAAATTTGAAGCTTTAATTTCAAAAATAATCATTTAA
- the def gene encoding peptide deformylase — protein sequence MIIPIFGYGEPVLRQVGAEISPDYPNLKEVIANMYDTMYNAYGVGLAAPQVGLAIRLFIIDTEPFSDSDDLSKEEQAQLKNFKQTFINAKMLKEEGEEWGFNEGCLSIPDVREDVYRNERITIEYCDENFNKKTEVFDGLIARVIQHEYDHIEGILFTDHLTILKKTLIKKKLQNIMDGKAFPDYRMKFANKKGR from the coding sequence ATGATTATTCCTATTTTCGGATATGGCGAACCGGTTTTAAGACAAGTGGGAGCAGAGATTTCTCCTGATTATCCTAATCTAAAAGAAGTTATTGCCAACATGTATGATACAATGTATAATGCCTATGGCGTTGGATTAGCTGCACCTCAAGTGGGTTTAGCCATTCGTTTATTTATAATAGATACCGAACCATTTAGTGATAGTGATGATTTGTCAAAAGAAGAACAAGCACAATTAAAAAACTTCAAACAAACCTTTATCAACGCTAAAATGTTGAAAGAAGAAGGAGAAGAATGGGGTTTTAATGAAGGTTGCTTAAGTATTCCAGATGTTCGGGAGGACGTTTATAGAAATGAAAGAATCACCATCGAATATTGCGATGAAAATTTCAATAAGAAAACAGAAGTCTTTGATGGTTTGATTGCTAGAGTAATTCAACACGAATATGATCATATCGAAGGGATTTTGTTTACTGACCATCTTACTATATTGAAGAAGACTTTGATAAAAAAGAAATTACAAAACATCATGGATGGTAAAGCATTCCCTGATTACCGAATGAAATTTGCCAATAAAAAAGGAAGATAG
- the crcB gene encoding fluoride efflux transporter CrcB: MLKTIFYIAIGGALGSVLRFLTSVLVSKFWSNQFPLATFIANLVGCFLIGLFIGILEKNQLSDSQLKWFLITGFCGGFTTFSTFGMENYNLFQNNNSLLAFGYIAMSLFLGLFAIWFGLLMAK; this comes from the coding sequence ATGTTAAAAACCATTTTTTATATAGCTATTGGAGGTGCCTTAGGAAGCGTATTGCGCTTTTTGACTTCTGTTTTGGTTTCTAAATTCTGGTCAAATCAGTTTCCTTTAGCCACTTTTATTGCTAATTTGGTTGGTTGTTTTTTAATTGGATTATTTATTGGGATTTTAGAAAAAAATCAGTTGAGTGACAGTCAATTAAAGTGGTTTTTAATCACTGGTTTTTGTGGTGGATTTACGACTTTTTCTACCTTTGGAATGGAGAATTACAATTTGTTTCAGAACAATAATTCACTATTGGCTTTTGGATATATTGCAATGAGCCTATTCCTTGGACTTTTTGCCATTTGGTTTGGTCTTTTGATGGCTAAATAA
- a CDS encoding META domain-containing protein — protein sequence MRNIYFTVAILFLGFTSCKNNEATEVENTNDSIAVEQNRVEAKDTASSDVTSTESDSSDVNLPNKMSTSTSTNTTDPSKGKFALAETKWKLVELNGKAVESPNKKEYYINFDSKSGKFEAFAGCNTIKGTFFMKAANKLGFSKIVGTKKACDAMDFENDFIKTIQMTDNYMIEEKGTMLHFHNGKKAIAKFKAIK from the coding sequence ATGAGAAATATTTATTTTACGGTTGCTATTTTGTTTTTGGGTTTTACTAGTTGTAAAAATAATGAAGCAACTGAAGTTGAAAATACTAATGATTCTATCGCTGTGGAGCAAAATAGAGTAGAAGCCAAAGATACTGCGAGTTCTGATGTTACCTCAACAGAAAGCGATTCGTCGGATGTTAATTTGCCTAATAAAATGTCAACATCAACATCCACAAACACCACAGATCCTTCAAAAGGAAAATTTGCTTTAGCAGAAACAAAATGGAAGTTAGTTGAATTAAACGGAAAGGCAGTAGAAAGCCCTAATAAAAAAGAGTATTATATAAATTTTGATTCTAAGAGCGGAAAATTTGAAGCTTTTGCTGGTTGCAATACAATTAAGGGAACTTTTTTTATGAAAGCTGCTAATAAGCTAGGATTTTCTAAAATTGTTGGAACTAAAAAAGCATGTGATGCAATGGATTTTGAAAATGATTTTATTAAAACCATTCAAATGACAGACAATTACATGATTGAAGAAAAAGGAACAATGCTGCATTTTCATAATGGAAAAAAAGCAATCGCTAAGTTTAAAGCTATTAAATAG
- a CDS encoding peptidylprolyl isomerase produces MKINILLLICIGMISATAQTAKKTGPKATKPTTTKKVGLKPATTSIDEGIFAEMQTTKGTITIQLEYKKTPITVANFISLAEGTNTFVTDEKLKGKPFYNGLKFHRVITKYNGDQQDFMIQGGDPQGNGSGGPGYAFKDEFTDAGFDKPGILAMANSGPKTNGSQFFITVAPTTWLNGKHTIFGYVVKGMDIVNTTKQNDVINKVTIIRKGAEAKKFDAAKTFSDYMANKAGDDAKEAAIAAENQKKQAELEAQKKAEYLKTYGPVIAAKAKYLTETKATATETASGLKYKMLQTGTGKKPADGANVYINYAGYLEDGSLFDSCIESINKEYGKFDENRAKQNGYQPFPFPYGKKDGLIPGFIEMLNLMNFGDKVLVYIPSKLAYGERGAGNVIPPNANIIFEVEMLENAPIPAAKQ; encoded by the coding sequence ATTAAAATTAACATTCTTCTTTTGATTTGTATTGGTATGATAAGTGCAACTGCACAAACTGCCAAAAAAACAGGACCAAAAGCAACAAAACCAACTACAACTAAAAAAGTAGGTTTAAAACCCGCAACAACCTCAATTGATGAGGGAATTTTTGCTGAAATGCAAACTACAAAAGGAACTATTACCATTCAATTAGAGTACAAAAAAACGCCTATTACTGTGGCTAATTTTATATCGCTAGCTGAAGGAACAAATACTTTTGTAACCGATGAAAAACTTAAAGGAAAACCTTTTTATAATGGTTTAAAATTCCATAGAGTAATTACTAAATACAATGGCGACCAACAAGATTTTATGATTCAAGGTGGAGACCCACAAGGAAATGGTTCTGGTGGTCCGGGTTATGCCTTTAAAGATGAATTTACAGATGCTGGATTTGACAAACCAGGAATTCTTGCGATGGCTAATTCGGGGCCAAAGACAAATGGTTCCCAATTTTTTATTACTGTAGCACCAACAACATGGTTAAATGGTAAACATACTATTTTTGGTTATGTTGTAAAAGGAATGGATATAGTAAATACAACTAAACAAAATGATGTAATCAATAAAGTTACTATTATTAGAAAAGGCGCTGAAGCTAAAAAATTTGACGCTGCCAAAACTTTTTCTGATTATATGGCAAACAAAGCTGGAGATGATGCTAAAGAGGCTGCTATAGCGGCAGAGAATCAAAAAAAACAAGCTGAATTAGAAGCACAGAAAAAAGCTGAATACTTAAAAACATATGGACCTGTAATAGCAGCTAAAGCAAAATATTTGACAGAAACAAAAGCTACAGCCACAGAAACAGCTTCAGGTTTAAAATATAAAATGTTACAAACTGGTACGGGTAAAAAACCAGCTGATGGAGCAAACGTTTATATTAATTATGCAGGATATTTAGAAGATGGTTCTTTATTTGATAGTTGTATTGAAAGTATTAATAAAGAGTATGGAAAATTTGATGAAAACAGAGCAAAACAAAATGGATACCAACCATTTCCTTTTCCTTATGGTAAAAAAGATGGTTTGATTCCTGGATTCATTGAAATGTTAAACCTAATGAATTTTGGAGATAAAGTTTTAGTATATATTCCTTCAAAACTTGCTTATGGAGAAAGAGGAGCAGGAAATGTTATTCCGCCAAATGCCAACATCATTTTTGAAGTTGAAATGTTGGAAAATGCTCCAATTCCAGCAGCTAAGCAATAA
- a CDS encoding peptidylprolyl isomerase: MNKKIFLLLAIITASLTSCKDEYKDLKDGLYAEMETSKGTVLLKLDYEKVPVTVANFVTLAEGKNQFVTEEFKGKPFYDGLKFHRVISKLNGDTEDFMVQTGDPLGNGSGDAGYKFRDEFTDLRHDKPGVLSMANSGPNTNSSQFFITLVETQWLDGKHTVFGSVVGDGMTVVNSIVKEDVIKTIRIIRKGEAVKKFDAVKVFDDYFKKELENQKKQALIDAENKRKYDQKYKAVKDKKVLYFNELKKSATKTSSGFKFKILQKSKQDIPKDGETVYIEYSGFLEDGTLFDTSDSAVAKEFGMFDEQRAIQNGYSPLPYVMGSNRMIPGFVEGLSKLKLGEKAIFYIPYNLGYGEQGAGNVIPPNANLIFEVELKK; encoded by the coding sequence ATGAACAAAAAGATTTTTCTTTTATTAGCCATTATTACAGCAAGTTTAACCTCTTGCAAAGATGAATATAAAGATTTGAAAGACGGATTATATGCCGAGATGGAAACTTCAAAAGGCACCGTTTTACTAAAACTGGATTACGAAAAAGTCCCAGTTACTGTAGCCAATTTTGTTACGTTGGCTGAAGGTAAAAACCAATTTGTTACAGAAGAATTCAAAGGAAAACCTTTTTATGATGGATTAAAATTTCACAGAGTAATCTCAAAACTAAACGGTGATACTGAAGATTTTATGGTACAAACTGGAGACCCTTTAGGAAATGGTTCAGGCGATGCTGGTTACAAATTCAGAGATGAATTTACCGATTTAAGACATGACAAACCAGGAGTTTTATCTATGGCAAATTCTGGTCCCAATACTAATAGCAGTCAATTTTTTATCACTTTAGTAGAAACACAATGGTTAGATGGAAAGCACACTGTATTCGGTTCAGTGGTTGGAGATGGAATGACAGTAGTAAATTCGATTGTAAAAGAGGATGTTATCAAAACCATACGAATCATCCGTAAAGGAGAAGCCGTTAAAAAATTTGATGCTGTAAAAGTCTTTGATGACTATTTCAAAAAAGAACTTGAAAATCAAAAAAAGCAAGCTTTAATTGATGCTGAGAACAAAAGAAAATATGACCAAAAATACAAAGCGGTAAAAGACAAAAAAGTTTTGTATTTCAATGAATTAAAAAAATCAGCCACTAAAACTTCATCTGGGTTTAAATTCAAAATACTTCAAAAATCAAAACAAGATATACCAAAAGATGGAGAAACTGTTTATATAGAATACTCAGGGTTTTTAGAAGACGGGACACTTTTTGATACTAGTGACTCGGCAGTTGCCAAAGAATTTGGTATGTTTGACGAACAAAGAGCTATACAAAATGGTTATTCTCCATTACCTTATGTAATGGGTTCTAATAGAATGATTCCTGGTTTTGTTGAAGGATTAAGCAAATTAAAACTGGGTGAAAAAGCTATTTTTTATATTCCATATAATTTAGGTTATGGAGAACAAGGAGCTGGAAATGTAATTCCTCCAAATGCTAATTTGATATTTGAAGTCGAACTAAAAAAGTAA
- a CDS encoding malate:quinone oxidoreductase, with product MENPDVILIGAGIMSATLGVFLKELQPDIKIHIYERLDKPAQESSEAWNNAGTGHSAFCELNYTPENENGAIDCKKAIKVAEQFQLSRQFWSYLVANGKLTNPDNFIHSVPHLSFVWGDKNIDFLKNRYQTIIKNPLFSAMQFSSDFNQLKAWMPLVMEERKRQDKFVATYMPLGTDVNFGVLTQSMIDYLAKQDGVSIYYNHEVRKIKQKEDKTWRLKIKNATTLETIKSKAAFVFIGAGGGSLLLLEKADIKEAEGFGGFPVSGQWLKCNNEAIIQKHQVKVYGKATVGAPPMSVPHLDTRIINGKKELLFGPFAGFSTKFLKNGSYLDLIKSIEPDNIIPMLSAGWHNLPLTKYLVEQVMQSDEERMEALKEYFPNAQKEDWELLEAGQRVQVIKKDENEGGILEFGTEVISTSDGTLACLLGASPGASTAVAIMIDVLNKCFSSKMQRSIWQEKMKQIIPSYGQSLNDNPELLASIQEMTSKTLKLHY from the coding sequence ATGGAAAACCCTGATGTAATTCTAATTGGTGCCGGAATAATGAGCGCAACACTAGGTGTTTTCCTTAAAGAACTCCAGCCAGACATTAAAATTCACATTTACGAAAGATTAGACAAACCAGCACAAGAAAGCTCTGAGGCATGGAATAATGCAGGTACTGGACATTCTGCTTTTTGTGAATTGAACTACACTCCAGAAAATGAAAACGGAGCCATTGATTGTAAAAAAGCCATCAAAGTGGCAGAGCAATTCCAATTGTCAAGACAGTTTTGGAGTTATTTAGTTGCTAATGGTAAGCTGACAAATCCTGATAATTTTATTCATTCGGTGCCCCATTTGAGTTTTGTTTGGGGAGATAAAAATATTGATTTTCTTAAAAACAGGTATCAAACAATTATAAAAAATCCTCTTTTTTCAGCGATGCAATTCAGTTCTGATTTCAATCAATTAAAAGCTTGGATGCCTTTGGTTATGGAAGAAAGAAAGAGACAAGACAAATTTGTAGCGACCTATATGCCTTTGGGAACTGATGTGAATTTTGGAGTATTAACACAAAGCATGATTGATTATTTAGCGAAACAAGATGGCGTTTCTATTTATTACAATCATGAAGTTCGTAAAATAAAGCAAAAAGAAGACAAAACTTGGCGCTTAAAAATTAAGAATGCAACTACTCTTGAAACTATAAAATCAAAAGCTGCATTTGTATTTATCGGAGCGGGAGGAGGTTCTTTATTACTGCTTGAGAAAGCGGATATCAAAGAAGCAGAAGGTTTTGGTGGATTTCCAGTTTCCGGACAATGGTTGAAATGCAACAATGAAGCTATAATCCAAAAGCATCAAGTAAAAGTGTATGGAAAGGCAACAGTTGGTGCGCCGCCAATGTCAGTTCCGCATTTAGACACTCGAATCATCAACGGAAAGAAAGAATTACTTTTCGGTCCCTTTGCTGGATTTTCAACTAAATTTTTAAAGAACGGCTCTTATCTTGACTTAATAAAATCTATTGAACCGGATAATATAATTCCCATGCTTTCTGCAGGTTGGCATAATTTACCTTTGACCAAATATTTAGTGGAGCAAGTCATGCAATCTGATGAAGAAAGAATGGAAGCACTAAAAGAATATTTTCCTAATGCCCAGAAAGAAGATTGGGAATTACTCGAAGCTGGTCAACGGGTTCAAGTGATCAAAAAAGATGAAAACGAAGGTGGAATTTTAGAATTTGGTACAGAAGTGATTTCAACTTCTGATGGTACTTTAGCGTGTTTACTCGGCGCTTCTCCCGGCGCATCAACTGCTGTAGCTATTATGATAGATGTTTTGAACAAATGTTTTAGTAGTAAAATGCAGCGCTCTATTTGGCAAGAAAAAATGAAACAGATAATTCCTTCTTACGGACAATCTCTAAATGATAATCCGGAATTGTTGGCTTCAATTCAAGAAATGACAAGCAAAACCTTGAAATTACATTACTAA
- the ruvX gene encoding Holliday junction resolvase RuvX — MSRILAIDYGIKRTGIAVTDELQIIASGLTTVASDTAISFLKDYFSKENVAKVLIGEPKQMNGTASESTPIIEKFVKEFVTNFPEIPVVRVDERFTSKMAFQTMIDSGLKKKQRQNKGLVDEIAATILLQDYLTRKMI, encoded by the coding sequence ATGTCAAGAATTCTAGCTATAGATTATGGAATAAAACGAACAGGAATTGCTGTTACCGATGAATTGCAAATTATTGCATCGGGACTAACAACAGTGGCATCCGATACGGCTATATCATTTTTAAAAGATTATTTTTCTAAGGAAAATGTGGCTAAAGTTCTTATCGGTGAACCCAAACAAATGAATGGTACTGCTTCAGAAAGTACGCCTATCATTGAAAAATTCGTGAAAGAGTTTGTTACTAATTTTCCCGAAATACCTGTAGTTCGAGTTGACGAACGCTTTACTTCCAAAATGGCTTTTCAAACCATGATTGATAGCGGATTAAAAAAGAAACAAAGACAAAATAAAGGGTTGGTAGATGAAATTGCTGCTACAATTCTACTTCAAGATTATTTGACCCGAAAAATGATATAA